GGCGTCAGCATTCTGCTGGTTTCGGTGTTCGGCACGCTGCTGGCCCTTCTCGCGAGCCGACTCGGTCGCGAGGTCACCCTCCACGACGACGGCGGACAGATCATCGACTTCCCACTGCTTCGCTGGCGCAACGGCCTTGTCGTCTGGGCGGCAGGCGTCATCACGCTGATCGTCGCGGTCGGCACCACGCTCGCCGCCGGCGTGCAGACACTCGAACGGCCAGCACCCCTCATCATCGCGCATCGCGGCACGGTCGACCGTGCACCGGAAAACACGCTCCTGGCCTTCACCGACGCGACGAAGGCCGGGACGGACGTCGTGGAGCTCGACGTGCAGCGGTCCAGCGACGGCGTTGTGATGGTCGTCCACGACGCCGACCTCATGCGGCTGGCCGGCAGGCGTCTCAAGGTTGCCGACACCACGGCCGCCGAGCTGATGTCGGTGCCGCTGGGTCCCGACGGCGATCAACGCATGCCGACGCTTCGTGAGGCGTTGGAGACCGTCGCGCCGGATGCCCGCGTGCTGATCGAGCTGAAGTACTACGGCTTCGACGACCAGCTCGTGCCCGCCGTCGTTCGCGTGGTCGACGAGCTCGACCTCCGCGAGCGTGTTCTGGTCATGTCCCTCGACGCCAAGGGTGTCGGACAGACGCGCGAGCTGGCTCCTGACATTCCGGTCGGCCTGACGGTTGCCACGAGCCTGGGCGACCTTTCCAGGCTCGACATCGACTTCGTTGCCATCGGGCAGTCTGCCGCCAAGCCACGCACGCTCGACCGCCTGCACGATGCCGGCATCGACGTGTACGTCTGGACCGTCAACGACGCCGACGCCGTCCGCCGCTTCCTCGCCTTCGGCGTCGACGGCCTCATCACCGACCGTGTCGACATCGCGACCACCGCCATCGAGGCCTGGTCCGACGAGACTGCCGTCGAACAGGCGTTAATCGCCTTCAAAGCCCGCTGGTTCGATTGACGCTTATCCGTCCTGCGTCACGCGGCGAATCGCGGCGACAAAGCCGTCGACCATGTTGTCGAGCGTGAAGACCTCCGCGGCGGTCTTGCGTGCCTCGACTGACAGCCGCTGACGAAGGTCGGCGTCGCGGAAGAGCGACGTCAGCTTCGCTGCCAGATCGTCCGGATCGCCGCGTCGGAACAGCAAGCCGTTCTCGCCGTCGCGGTGGGCCTCGATTTCGGGGTTCTGCGCCGCCACGTCGTCGCCGGTGACGACCGCGCAGCCGTAGCCGAACGCGTGGAGCACGCTGAGCCCGATGTTGTTCGGATAGCAGAACGCCCCCGACGCGGCCGCCGTCAGGAACCAGGGCGCGACCTGCTGGTCCTCGTAGATCGCCCCGGGCATGTGGAGGTCGTTGCCAA
The sequence above is a segment of the Planctomycetota bacterium genome. Coding sequences within it:
- a CDS encoding glycerophosphodiester phosphodiesterase family protein; translation: MTPHSDDITVDTRALAGKVLRRVRQRWRSMAIMHVAVDALLLVTLSPVLAWTGRRLITSEDRVAVSNTDLVGFFISFSGVALACLVAVSFFATRFSQLTGVLVIVGGEGPLLRRFWTVVRFGPRLVQLAAVLIGVLVLAALPGSIIALASAWPILTSDVDINFYLAERPPTFWWSLVGVIVGVVIAAGACLFAIARVCLSLPITLFEEVAPLAAIRESWRLTGGRSNAVARLLVGFALVALGIAVAAGLVTGGIVASTSLVPPSTFAVLLVAAAAVFQAMVAIGVSILLVSVFGTLLALLASRLGREVTLHDDGGQIIDFPLLRWRNGLVVWAAGVITLIVAVGTTLAAGVQTLERPAPLIIAHRGTVDRAPENTLLAFTDATKAGTDVVELDVQRSSDGVVMVVHDADLMRLAGRRLKVADTTAAELMSVPLGPDGDQRMPTLREALETVAPDARVLIELKYYGFDDQLVPAVVRVVDELDLRERVLVMSLDAKGVGQTRELAPDIPVGLTVATSLGDLSRLDIDFVAIGQSAAKPRTLDRLHDAGIDVYVWTVNDADAVRRFLAFGVDGLITDRVDIATTAIEAWSDETAVEQALIAFKARWFD
- a CDS encoding glycosyltransferase, whose translation is GNDLHMPGAIYEDQQVAPWFLTAAASGAFCYPNNIGLSVLHAFGYGCAVVTGDDVAAQNPEIEAHRDGENGLLFRRGDPDDLAAKLTSLFRDADLRQRLSVEARKTAAEVFTLDNMVDGFVAAIRRVTQDG